One genomic region from Xylocopa sonorina isolate GNS202 chromosome 8, iyXylSono1_principal, whole genome shotgun sequence encodes:
- the Pect gene encoding phosphoethanolamine cytidylyltransferase → MTENRKEVRVWCDGCYDMVHFGHANSLRQAKALGDYLVVGVHTDEEITKHKGPPVFMEQERYKMVRGIKWVDEVVEGAPYVTTLETLDKYNCDFCVHGDDVTMTADGVDTYHLVKAAGRYREVQRTAGVSTTDLVGRMLLMTRQHFKQGDSEYSVDREPSKSMGQDRTARSPWTGCSQFLPTTQKIIQFSDGKSPKPGDKIVYVTGAFDLFHVGHLDFLEVAKKEGDYLIVGLHTDPVVNRYRCGNHPIMNLHERVLSVLACKYVNEVVIGAPYEVTKDLMEHFDVSIVCHGQTPIVPCEDGSDPYAEPKRQNKFKLVDSGNDMTTEKIVKRIILHRLEFEDRNLKKEQKELEAYEAFVKSQKKERTE, encoded by the exons ATGACAGAAAACCGTAAAGAAGTGAGAGTATGGTGCGACGGATG TTACGATATGGTACATTTCGGCCACGCAAATTCTTTGCGTCAAGCAAAAGCATTAGGTGATTATCTAGTTGTGGGTGTACACACAGATGAGGAGATTACTAAACATAAAGGACCACCAGTATTCATGGAACAAGAAAG ATATAAGATGGTTCGTGGTATTAAGTGGGTGGATGAGGTGGTTGAAGGAGCGCCCTATGTTACAACTCTAGAAACGCTAGATAAATATAATTGCGATTTTTGTGTTCACGGAGATGATGTCACTATGACAGCAGATGGTGTAGACACGTATCATTTGGTCAAGGCAGCAGGTCGTTACAG AGAAGTTCAAAGAACAGCTGGAGTGTCAACAACTGATTTAGTAGGACGTATGCTTTTAATGACTCGGCAACATTTtaagcaaggagatagcgaatATAGCGTTGACAGAGAACCTAGTAAAAGTATGGGTCAAGATCGAACAGCTCGAAGTCCGTGGACGGGTTGTTCACAATTTTTACCTACTACGCAAAAAATTATTCAATTTAGCGATGGGAAAAGTCCAAAGCCTGGGGACAAAATTGTTTATGTAACTGGAGCATTCGATCTTTTTCATGTTGGCCATTTAGATTTCTTGGAAGTGGCAAAGAAAGAAGGTGATTATCTCATAGTTGGACTACACACAGATCCAGTAGTTAATCGATACAGGTGTGGTAATCATCCAATTATGAATCTTCATGAAAGAGTGTTAAGTGTACTGGCGTGCAAG TATGTTAACGAAGTGGTAATTGGGGCACCATATGAAGTTACTAAAGATCTTATGGAACATTTTGATGTATCTATCGTTTGTCATGGTCAAACCCCTATTGTGCCTTGCGAAGATGGTTCAGATCCATATGCTGAACCTAAAAgacaaaataaatttaaattggTGGACAGTGGTAATGACATGACAACAGAAAAAATTGTTAAACGCATAATTCTTCACAG GTTGGAATTTGAAGACAGAAATTTGAAAAAGGAACAAAAAGAGCTGGAAGCTTATGAAGCTTTtgtaaaatcacaaaaaaaagaaaggactgaATAA